One segment of Lytechinus variegatus isolate NC3 chromosome 13, Lvar_3.0, whole genome shotgun sequence DNA contains the following:
- the LOC121426633 gene encoding uncharacterized protein LOC121426633, with the protein MSGKKKSSKNNSGDNEETNESYFLSLIKNELGKLSNSLSAKLTVLEKSIDSVREGQNSIVNSLSFLNEKFEEMKLKAEKIEKENRELKEQNICLQKRFSELTFQLNDLDQYHRRVNLEVAGVPERQGEVPERIVLNIAKHISPELAASDFDVVHRLGSKRQADNKARPIIVRFTTRRARNIMYDGRRKLKTLSTKDLGYNSDGKIYLNENLIASTKELMKDVNKARRDAGYKFLWTQNGRIYVRKDEKCQPIIIHSREDFSKL; encoded by the coding sequence ATGTCAGGGAAGAAAAAGTCGTCGAAAAACAACTCTGGTGATAACGAAGAGACAAATGAGAGCTATTTTCTATCATTGATCAAGAATGAGCTAGGGAAACTTTCCAATTCCTTGAGTGCTAAGTTGACCGTCTTGGAGAAGTCTATCGACAGTGTACGAGAGGGACAAAATAGCATTGTGAACTCGCTGTCGTTCCTCAACGAGAAATTTGAGGAAATGAAGTTGAAGGCCGAGAAGATTGAAAAGGAGAACAGAGAACTAAAGGAGCAGAATATCTGTCTTCAGAAGAGATTCAGTGAATTGACCTTCCAGCTTAACGATCTTGACCAGTACCACAGGAGGGTCAACTTGGAGGTGGCAGGTGTACCAGAACGACAGGGCGAGGTTCCTGAAAGGATCGTACTTAATATCGCGAAACACATCAGCCCTGAGCTTGCAGCATCCGACTTCGATGTGGTTCATCGGCTGGGTTCCAAACGCCAAGCTGATAACAAAGCCCGCCCAATCATCGTGCGATTCACCACAAGACGAGCTCGGAACATCATGTATGATGGGAGAAGGAAACTGAAGACCCTCTCCACAAAGGATCTAGGATACAACAGCGATGGCAAGATCTACCTCAATGAAAACTTGATCGCTTCCACTAAGGAACTAATGAAAGATGTCAACAAGGCCCGCCGAGATGCCGGATACAAGTTCCTGTGGACCCAGAATGGCCGAATCTATGTAAGGAAGGATGAGAAGTGTcaacccatcatcattcattccagAGAGGACTTTTCTAAGCTGTAG